In Achromobacter pestifer, the DNA window TCTGGCTTTCTTCGGCGCCAGAACAAGAAATTTCTCAGCCCTGAGAGCACGTTGAACCCGGATGATGCATGGGGTCGGACGCACACAAGGCGTCCGCTACACAACCCCGCCTTCACGAACCCTAGAAGGCATTCATTCAACATCAACTCCAGGTTTTCATATGAAACTGAACAAGATCCTGATCGCGCTGGGATTGGCTGGCGCGTTTGCCGGCATGGCGCATGCGGCTACCCCCGCGGAGATAAGCAAAAGCGTCACCAAGAGCATCACCCTGACCGCTCAGATCAACGACGCGATTTTCGTGTCCAAGCCCGACGGCTCCACCTGGTACGGCACCGAGGAGCTCGAACCGGAAGACCACAAGCAGCTGAAATTCTCCAAGACGCTACCGATCCGCATATTTTCGAAGGCCGCTGGAATCAACGTCAAGCTCTCCCAACCTCTGAAAATGTCCAACGGGCACCTCGAGATGAGCAACGCGCAGGTGATCTTGACCCACGCCGCAGGCGACGAAACCCTGGCATACGACGCGTAGAAAGCGATTACCCAGGTCGTGAAAACCGACGGCGGCTACGACGAAATTCACAATCTGGAAATTTCGGTGGATAGCCCCAAGCAAAGCGGCACCCAGACCGTCAACGGCAGCTACAGCGGCAATCTGGTCATGGTTTTCGAGCCGATCCCTTAAGCCTCGCTCGACCACCTTTCTCCAGGGCCCCGTCCGGGGCTCTTCCTTCCCCTTTTGGACTGCAGGGCATGCGCGCTCATTGGGTTTCCTTTTGCCTCAAAAAAATCCTGCCGTGCGTTCTTGCCGCGTCCTCCACCCAGGTCTTTGCGCAAGTGAAGATTTCCTACGGCATCCCCGAAGGCTTCAGCGCGGTTGAAATGGACAATAGCGCAAGCTACGTCTCCAGCTTCAACGGCAGGACGCTGCCTGGATTGATCGCCTATTCGCTGGAGCAGAACCGGCTCGCGTTCGACCCCGTCAAGTATGCGGAAAACGGTGTGACGGTGGAAGAAATAGAAACCATCCGCCAGGTGATTTCCACGATCGACTACAAGCAATGCGTCAACGGCTGCGACCTGCGCGTGGCGGAGCACTACGTCACCATCGACAAGATCCGCCGCACATTGCAGATCAGAAGCTCGCGCGACGACTACCTGTCTCCGGCGACCACCTGGGGACTGATCAACAATCAGTCGCTGGACCTGCGCGGCTCTTCCGACAGCTATCGCGCCATGAACCTCAGCGGCACGACATGGCTGGGCCTGCCGCTGCGCAGCTTCGGCTACATGAGCTGGTATGGCAGCCGTAACCGCATGCGCGGCCGCAGCAACGGCGATCAGGGTATCTCGTCCTACTTCCTGCAGAAAAACTTTCACGGCACCTATGTGCGGGCGGGTAAGCAGAACAGCCTCGATTACGCCTCGGGCTCGGTCAGCACGATGCTCTCGCCCAGCTTCGATCAGTTCATCACCATCGGCAGCCAGAACCATTTGCGGGCCGACCGCGATACGGGTTCGCTGGTGCTGTATTCCACCGCGGAAGGCAACTACGAGTTCTACCGCAACGGGCGTCTCATCCTGAAGCGCCCCGCCATGCTTGGCCGCAACGAGATCAGCTTCATCGACCTGCCTGGCGGCTACTACCCGGTGGAGATCCGGCTGGTGGACCGCAACGGCAATCTGATCAACCGCGAAACTCGCGACATCAACAATCTGAATTTCAACGGCGGCGGCGGCAATTCCTGGCACATGACCGCGGGCAAGGAAATGGGCGCGGACGGGCAACTATTCCAGGCCGCCGTGAGCCGCAACCTGAGCCAGTTCTACCTGAACGCCTCGGTCATCAGCGGCGATCAGTCCCGCTGGGCGGGCGAACTCAACGTCACGCGTCCCTCCCGCATCGGCACGGCAGACCTCACGCCCACGCTGGGCCTGTTGGGCGGCGAGCGCGGCACGGGCGGCTATTTCAACCTGTCGATGAGCGACCCCGTGCTGGGCAGCCTGTCGGCCAGCCGCTACCAGAACACAAGCGTATCGCGCTTCTATTGGGGCGCGCCCAGCACCAGTTTTTCATACAGCAGAAGCGTGGGCGAGGTCATGCTGGGCTACAACTACAACAAGCACAGCCGCGGCGAAGTACAGCAAGCCGAAGCACGCTGGAACTACCGCCCCAACGGCCTGTGGTCGACCTTCTCCTTGGGCGTGCAAAAAGGCGGCTACGGCCGTGGCGACGGCGGCTACGCCGTGTACTTCAACATGAGCTGGACCCTGGACAAGACCCAAGCCAGCTTCCGCGCGGCCCGCCAGGGCGGCGAAACCCAGCTCAGCGGCGACTACCGCAAGGAGTTCCAGGACAGCTACGGTGTCTCGACGGCCGGCGTGACCGTCAACCGGAGCAGCGGAAACGACAGCGTCAACCTCTATGGCAGCCGCTCGGGCACGCGTGGTGAAACATCCCTCAGCCTGGGCCACAGCAACTACGGCAGCAACGCGGATTTCAACTACCGCGGCATGCTGGCGGCCAGCGGCCAGGGCATTGCGCTGGGACGTTACAGCAGCAGCGGCAGCGCCATGCTGCTGAAAACACCCGAAGTCGCCGGCGCTTCCTACGGCTTCAGCGTAGAGGGCCATCCGGTCGGCGGCGGCAGCACCTACGCCGTACCGCTAGGCCAGTACCGCGACGTTCCGTTCGCCCGCGTCCTGAGCAACAGCGAGCACATGGACATGAGCATCGAAGTCCCTGCCAACGTCGTCCGCGCCCATCCCGGCCAGGTGTATGCGGCGCAAGCCAAGGTGGCGATCAACATGGTCTACAGCGGCATCCTGACGGATCCCTCCGGCAAGCCCCTGGGAGGAACCATCCAGGAAACCGGCGACACCGCCTATCCCAACGGACTGTTCTCCATCGCCAGCAAGACCGTGCTTCGCAACATCACGCTGCGGCAGCCGAGCCGCAGTTACACCTGCGACCTCGGCAACGCCATCAACGGCAGCTACTACCGCTGCCAATAACCGGATATCCGAAGAGGAACCCCGATGCTACGCAAGACTCTGCTCACGCTGTTCGCTTCGATGCTGCTGGCCGCACAACCGGCGCAAGCCGAAGGTGAACTGCTGGTGATGCCGGCCCGAATCAAGGTCTTCAATGGTCACGACTACGGCGTCTCCGTCAGGAACATGGGCGACGGACCGCTCTACCTGTCGGCCACGCTGCAGAAGGTGATGAATCCCGGCCTCGCCCCCGAGGAGCATGTGCCGTTAAGCCAACTCGAGCATCCAGGCCTGCTCGCCAGTCCTGACAAGTTGACGCTGGGACCCGGCCAAAGCCGCACCATCAGCCTGAAGTCGCTATCCGTGCCGGCAGCGGAAGAGATGTATCGCCTGTACGTCGTGCCAGTAAGGGCGATGCAGGTGGAAGAAGCGCCCCAGGACAAGATCAGCGCGCCCATGTCCGTCTCCATAGGCTATGGCGTGCTGGTCCAGCACATGCCTCCTCCGGGTCAGCAACGGTCGGCCTGGTCCTATCGCTGCGAAGGCGAGGGAGTGAGGCTGGAGAACACCGGCAATGTGTCGCTGGTTCTTGCGGATATTGCTTCGCCGGACCGTAGGCAGGAGCAGAACCGGGTGGTCCTGTTTCCTGGCCTGTCCCGACGCTTCGAGGGGCGGGAGCTGAAGATGCTGGTCGGCGATGCGCCGCAGGGCTTCGATTGCCGCGGATGAACACATCAATCACAACCGGGAGGCCAAGTTTGTTCAAACTAGTTTTGGGACAAAGAACATGGGCAGGACTCATGCCCGCTGTTCTGGCGCTCAGCGCAATACTGACGAACGGGGACGCCTCGGCGAACGAAAACGCCTGGGGCGCCAACCTCGAATACAGCAACATGAGCAATGGCTATAGCAATTGCACTTATCAGGACAATGGCAACGGCACCAGTACAGTGGGCGTGACCATCAGCTACAAGAGCGCTTGGGGTCACCTTGGCAACCGGCCATTCAGATCCCGGGGAGTTTTGGTCTACACCTATGACAAGAATGGCAATCTGCAAAATAGCGACATCCTCGCCCGCGACGTCTACATGGACGGCACGCGGCACACGGGAATGTCAAGCAACCGCAGCTTCGGCGTGTTCTACAACGTAACCATGGGGCGCCCCTTTGCGTCCTGGCACGTGACGAACGCCCAAACCGTGCGGGTATTAGTCAATATTGACAACAAATTTCTGACGCAGTGGCCTGCAATAGGGGTAAGAGCCGGAAACGTCTCGCAGGTCAACATTTACGCCGAAATCACCGGCCTGGCCTATATCGGCGTGAACAATTCTTCGGGCAACTGCAATGTGATCACCGAGCCCGAAATTCCGCCACCGCCCGTAGATGCAAAGATCACCATGTCGGCGCCCGATTGGGACTTGGGAGAGCTGCCACAGGGGACTGCAACGAGAACGCCTTTTCATGGCGTCGGCGACCAACTGTGCTTCACTTATGACAACCTCAAATGGACAGGATTGCGCTACGCCATCAACGCCACCAACCAGAATGGCCTGTCAGGTAACGGTTCATACCAACTCAGGCACCTGACCTCGCCTGCCGACACGGTGCCATACCGGGTCGTACTGCAAGACGCGACGACCAATACCGAAGTCGCGCTGCCCAACACAAGCAATGCAGTTTCCGCCTTAGGCAACAACGGACGCGATTGCTTCTTCCCCACGTTCACGGCCGACACGCCGAAGGCAGCGAAAGAGGGCGACTACAGCGACGTGCTCACCTTCACGGTCGTCGCGCGGCCTTAGTTCATACCATGCGCCGTCATGCCCTTCCCCGGCAATTCGCCCGCCACACCGCGTTTGTCGTCGCCGCACTCGCCCTGCCCTGGCCCCAGCACAGCCAGGGGGCCGGCATCCTGCACCTGCCGAGGGCGGAACTGCGCCTGGAGCCCGGTCGAGCGCCGGGCGAACTGCTGGCGGAAAACCGCGGCGACAGCCCGCTCTATCTGGATGTGGAGCAGCAGCTGCTGCTCAATCCCGGATCGACGCCCGAAGTGCTGGTGCCCGTGGGCGAGACCGAACAACCCGGCTTGCTGGTCACCCCCAACCGCCTGATCCTGGCGCCCGGACAACAGTACCGGATGAGCGTGCGTGTCTTGACTACACCTGCCCGCACGCAAGTCTGGCGTATCACCTTCCGGCCCAGGGAGCGGGTGATTCTGAAAGACGGCGAGGCCGATGGCAGCGCTCCCTTGATCATCAATATGGCGTACGGCGTGCTGATCTATCAAATCGCCGTGCACGATCAGCCTTGAATCCCATGAGAACCGTCACATGAACAGAATTTCGGTCCGCGCCTGCCTGATGCTGGTCCTGGGAATGCTCCCTGCCGCAGCCTCCGCCGTGGATATCGTCCTGACCGGCGATACCACGAGCACGATCCGCGCCACGGTCAAGGCCTCCAACAGGCTGCTGGTCACGGACGACAAGGGTGGCTGGTTCGACCAGGGTTTGGCCATGCAACAGTTGCGCGGTTGGAAATCGCCGTATGAGACGCGGGCACGCTTGCGCATCGTGTCCTCGAGCGGCGCGTTTCAGGTACGCATGGAGCGGCCGCTGGAAATCCGCAACACGGCCAACGCGGCCCAGGTCTTCCGTCAGCCCAAGGTTTCCCTGGCAGCGGAAGACGGGGAGCAGAAAACCCTGGACGTCGGCCAGGACGTGAAATTCCTGAATCCGTTTGCGCCGGTTGCGGGCGAGGACTCCATCGGCTACTACGGGCTGGCGATTTCGGCCTACCCGCCGGAAGGCAACTTCAAGGAGACCGCAGGCAGCTATGTCGGCGAGCTGTCGCTGGTCTTTGAACCGACTGCCCGGATCCCTTGAGGTGCTGTGCGCGGCCGGACTTCACGGAGATGCGGATGAAACCCTTCGATTGCCTGCTGTTGCTTCTTGCGTCCTGGCTTGCCGCGCCAGCCTCCGCACATATCGACGTGACGCCCAAGCTCGCGGTCGTGCAAGGCAAGCCGGCCTCGGTCCATATCGTCAACCAAGGCGATCGCGCGGAGTACGTGTCCATTACCCTGTCGCGCCTGCTCAACCCTGGCGTCGAGACTGAACCGGAGCGCCTGGAGCCTGTCGCGCAAACGGAGCAGCCTGCGCTCTACGTCTATCCGTTCAAACTATCGCTCGCGCCCGGACAAAGCAAGACCATCACCCTCAAGCCTCTGGCGCAGGTGGAGCAGGAACAGATCTACCGGCTGGACATCAAGCCGGTCGTCAACCTGCTGGATCGGGCGGGACAAGGCACCTCCGGCAACGTGGTCGTCACCCTGGCGTTCAGCACCCTGGTCAGGCTGCTGCCGCCAAGCGAAACTTCAGAGCTGTCGCTGCGCTGCGTAGCGGAAGGCGCCTGGCTCGCCGCGTCGGGCAACGTGCGCTATCAGGTCAAGGACGCCGTCGTCGATGGCCGGCCCGTGGATCCATTCAACGTCTATCCGGGCACGCCCATTCTGCTGAAAGGCCGCGCAATACAAGTTCCCGGCCAGCCAGCCTGCCCGCTCGCCGGGGGCTGATTCCCCGCAAATCAGTCCAAGGCGCCGCCGGCGGCCATGGCGCCAACGCCACACATGTGCCCCTCGACAGTGCTGCATTCGCACACTTGCGGTAACCTTCAGCCTGAACAAATCTGAGGTGTTGGAAATAACAATGGGTTTTGAAAAACTTGCCGACCTGCGCGAGCAGCTGCGGGCACAGGCTCAAAAGGCGGTGCCGGTCCAACCGAAGGCGGCAGGCCGGACAAAGAAGCGGGAGCCTGATGAAGCGAAGGCTACGGCGCGGCCGCAGCAAAAGCGCGAATCTGGTCAAGCGAAGGCTGCTGCCCGCCCGCAGCAAAAGCGCGAGCCCGTCGACCCCGTGGTCGAGGCCATCTGGCGCCTGCAGAAGCACTTCCCGCAGGCTTTCCCAAAGAATCCCGCGCCGAAGCTGCCGCTCAAGCAGGGCATCCTGGCCGACGCGGCCCAGCATCTCGAAAAGCTGGGCATGACGGAAGAGCAGCTCAAGCAGGCCATCGCCACTTGGTGCAAGGGCAGCCGCTACTGGGGCAGCATGGTCGCTGACGCCACCCGCGTCGACCTGCAAGGCCAGCCTGCGGGCACGGTGACGGCGGAGCAAGCCGCCTATGCGCGCCGCCAGGCTTCGCGCCGGCCGGCCGGCAAGGCTCGTCCCGCGAAGAACGCCGCCGCGCCGGCCTCGTCGCCGGCCGAGGCGCCTACTGCTGCGCCCGCGCCTGATTCCGCGCCTGACTCCGCGGCCGCCACGCCCGCCCCCGGCGACACAGCCTGACGGCCCGCATAGCCCGGCAAGCGGGGACTTTTTCACCTCCCCGCCTTGCCAGGCTACACAAGCCCTAAATTCTGTGTATAATCGCTGTCTTTGGTGGACACGGCCTTCTGAAAACCAAGTCAGAAGTCACACCAAAACGCAGTACCCCCGCGGGAGTAGCTCAGTTGGTAGAGCGCAACCTTGCCAAGGTTGAGGTCGCGAGTTCGAGACTCGTCTCCCGCTCCAAATACAAAAAGGAAGCAACGGCCAACACCGCGCTTCCTTTTTTCTTGCAAGTGCTGGCGCAATGGCAGAGTGGTTATGCAGCGGATTGCAAATCCGTGTACGTCGGTTCGATTCCGGCTTGCGCCTCCAGCGATTTCTCAAAACCCGCAGATGAAAATCTGCGGGTTTTTTGTTTTTCCGGCCCTTTGATCGCCGCACTGGATCGTCGCACTGCGGACCATTCGGCCCCGCTGGCAGCCAACGAAGCCTGGCGTTCCAGGGATTCGTTCATGCGGACACCACCTGCGGATTCACCATATTTACTGGTTTCCCGGCCGCAAAAGCGAGAATCTGGTTGAACACGTCCTTGAACTGCAGATCCCATTCTTCGTAGGTCACGTAGCCTATATGGGGTGTGCATAGAACGTTGGGCATACGCAAGAGCGGGTCCGCGGTATCGGTCAACGGCTCTTGCTCGAACACGTCCAGCGCCGCCATGGCCGGACGTTTGGCCTGCAGCGCAGGCGCCAGGGCGCCGGGTTCGATAAGCCCCGCGCGGCTGGTGTTCACCAGCAGCGAACCGTCCTTCATGCCCGCGAGATCCGCCGCCGTGACGATCCCCTTGGTGGCGGGGACCAGGCGCATGTGCAGCGACAGCACGTCACAAGAGGAGAAGAACTCCGTCTTGGACGCCGCAATGTCGTAGCCGTCGTCACGCGCGCGCTGCAGCGATTCGGGACGAGCCCAGACCAGCACCCGCATGCCGAACGCCCGCGCGTAGCCCGCAACGACGCTGCCAATGCGCCCATAGCCAAAGATTCCCATGGTCTTGCCTCGGACGGTGTGGCCCACGCCGCATTGCCAATGGCCCTGACGCATGGACTCCACCTGTTGCGGCAGTTGGCGCATGGCGGCCAGCACCAGCGCCCAGGTCAACTCGGCAGCAGCATACGAAGGCGTATCCGCATGCAGATCGGAGCACACAAGGACTCCATGGTCGGTGCATGCAGCGATATCTATGTGCGGATAGACGCTGCGCTGGCTGATCAGGCGCAGCTTGGGCAACCGTTCGATCAGTTCGCGGCGTATGGTGGTGCGCTCGCGGATCAGGACCAGTACTTCCGTATCGGCGAGGCGTTGCGCGAGCACGTCGACATCTTCGACGTGATCCGTCCAAACGGTGACCTCGTGATCGCGCAGCAGGGCATAACAAGGCAGGCGGCGCAGGGTGTCGAACCAGTCATCCAGAATAGCGATCTTCATGTTTGGAACTCGCCAGTTAGAAGTGAAGGCTCAAGTTTTACGCTGCTTCTGGCCCCTCGTAAAATAAAACAACGGCGTTCACTCACCCCTCGCGCGAGACCGTCGCGGCGGCCACCCTCCCGCCTGGGCAATTGACGTCAGGTACGATTGCGGCTTTTCCCCAGCATCTCGTTACGCATCACTACGCGCCGGCAATCAAATGATTGCTAAGGTGACGCCGTTTGCAACTGACGACGATCCCATGCGCACGCTTCCGAACTCCCGAGCCCGCTCTTCCTCCGCGCTGCTGACGCTGTCCACGGCGGCATTGCTCACGCTGGCCCCGCTTGCGGCGCAGGCGGACTCGGACAAGCACCGCCACCGCCACGGCCGCGAGTATAAAGAGCAATACTGGGACGGCGCCTGTAAGGTCGAGCGCAAATGGAAGCGCAACGGCGACTACCAGGAAAAGCGCAAGTGCCGGGACGACTACCGCCATGGCTACATGCCGCAGCCGGTGGTGGTGCCTGCGATGCCGGCGCCCGCCATCATCATCAACCCTCCTCCCATCATCATCCGGCCCTGAACATGGATCAATCGGTGAAGGACGCGCTGGCCCGCTGGCCCGACGTGCCGGCGGTTTACGGCTGGCTGTCGCTGGACGCGCGCGGCCGCTGGCGTCTGCACCCGCAAGGCCAGGCGGCCGCCGGCGGTCCGGGCGAGTCCATCACCAATACGCAGATCCTGGAATTCATCAGCCGCAACTACGAACACGACGAGGCCGGCCGCTGGTTTTTCCAGAATGGTCCCCAACGCGTGTTCCTGCGCCTGGACGCCGCGCCCTACGTGCTGCGCTTGAACGACGACAGCAGCGGGCTGCTCACGCACACGAACGTGACGGTCGATTCGGTCGACGGGTGGAGGCTGGACGACGCGGGACAACTGTATGCGATGACGCCCTTGGGCGCGGGCATCGTGCTCGACCGCGATCTGCAGCCGCTGCTGGAGAAGATGGTCACGGCGCAAGGCGCACCGCTGCTCGATGCGCTGGCAGACCTTGCCCCCGGCAGCGCAATCCCGGCTGTCCTGCCCGGGATCTACCCGGCCGCGCCCCTGGCGCTGATCGCGCAAAAGGACGTGGCGCGGGAATTGGGCTTCGAAGCGAATCCCCGCGCCTGAACGGCGCCCTCAGAACATGCCGTTGGGATTGGCGGACTGCTCGGGAATGGGCTGCACCGCGTCCCAGTGTTCCACGATCTTGCCCTGCTCCAGGCGGAAGATGTCGATGATGGCGCTGCCACGGTCGCCGGGCTGGCGCACCGCATGCACGTGCAAGATCACGTAGTCGCCGTCGGTGAAGACGCGCTTGATCTCGCTGCGCGACTGCGGAAACTTGTCGCGCAGGAAGGCGATGAACTTGCGGAAGCCTTCGGGCCCGTCCGCGGCGTTCGGGTTGTGCTGCACATAGCGGTCGCCCACGTACTTCAAGGCGGCGTCCGCGTCCTTCTGGTTCAGGCCCTTCTCGTAGAAGGCCAGCACGGCCGCCTTGTTGGCGGCTTCCTGTTCGGCGGAGGCATGGGCGGCGGGAGACAAGGCCAGGGCCAGCATGGCCGCGGCGGCGGCGCGCTTGAAGTAGGACTTCGGGAAGGACATGGAAACTCCGGAAATGGAAAACGGCCGGGCCATTCTATGGGCCGGCCGTCCTGCAGGCCACGTCCGCGGCGGTAGACAGACTGGTGCGCGCAGCGATCAGCCGCGGCCGCT includes these proteins:
- a CDS encoding D-2-hydroxyacid dehydrogenase family protein; protein product: MKIAILDDWFDTLRRLPCYALLRDHEVTVWTDHVEDVDVLAQRLADTEVLVLIRERTTIRRELIERLPKLRLISQRSVYPHIDIAACTDHGVLVCSDLHADTPSYAAAELTWALVLAAMRQLPQQVESMRQGHWQCGVGHTVRGKTMGIFGYGRIGSVVAGYARAFGMRVLVWARPESLQRARDDGYDIAASKTEFFSSCDVLSLHMRLVPATKGIVTAADLAGMKDGSLLVNTSRAGLIEPGALAPALQAKRPAMAALDVFEQEPLTDTADPLLRMPNVLCTPHIGYVTYEEWDLQFKDVFNQILAFAAGKPVNMVNPQVVSA
- a CDS encoding fimbrial assembly protein; its protein translation is MKLNKILIALGLAGAFAGMAHAATPAEISKSVTKSITLTAQINDAIFVSKPDGSTWYGTEELEPEDHKQLKFSKTLPIRIFSKAAGINVKLSQPLKMSNGHLEMSNAQVILTHAAGDETLAYDA
- a CDS encoding pilus assembly protein; translated protein: MLRKTLLTLFASMLLAAQPAQAEGELLVMPARIKVFNGHDYGVSVRNMGDGPLYLSATLQKVMNPGLAPEEHVPLSQLEHPGLLASPDKLTLGPGQSRTISLKSLSVPAAEEMYRLYVVPVRAMQVEEAPQDKISAPMSVSIGYGVLVQHMPPPGQQRSAWSYRCEGEGVRLENTGNVSLVLADIASPDRRQEQNRVVLFPGLSRRFEGRELKMLVGDAPQGFDCRG
- a CDS encoding nuclear transport factor 2 family protein, translating into MSFPKSYFKRAAAAAMLALALSPAAHASAEQEAANKAAVLAFYEKGLNQKDADAALKYVGDRYVQHNPNAADGPEGFRKFIAFLRDKFPQSRSEIKRVFTDGDYVILHVHAVRQPGDRGSAIIDIFRLEQGKIVEHWDAVQPIPEQSANPNGMF
- a CDS encoding ProQ/FinO family protein — encoded protein: MGFEKLADLREQLRAQAQKAVPVQPKAAGRTKKREPDEAKATARPQQKRESGQAKAAARPQQKREPVDPVVEAIWRLQKHFPQAFPKNPAPKLPLKQGILADAAQHLEKLGMTEEQLKQAIATWCKGSRYWGSMVADATRVDLQGQPAGTVTAEQAAYARRQASRRPAGKARPAKNAAAPASSPAEAPTAAPAPDSAPDSAAATPAPGDTA
- a CDS encoding TcfC E-set like domain-containing protein, which encodes MRAHWVSFCLKKILPCVLAASSTQVFAQVKISYGIPEGFSAVEMDNSASYVSSFNGRTLPGLIAYSLEQNRLAFDPVKYAENGVTVEEIETIRQVISTIDYKQCVNGCDLRVAEHYVTIDKIRRTLQIRSSRDDYLSPATTWGLINNQSLDLRGSSDSYRAMNLSGTTWLGLPLRSFGYMSWYGSRNRMRGRSNGDQGISSYFLQKNFHGTYVRAGKQNSLDYASGSVSTMLSPSFDQFITIGSQNHLRADRDTGSLVLYSTAEGNYEFYRNGRLILKRPAMLGRNEISFIDLPGGYYPVEIRLVDRNGNLINRETRDINNLNFNGGGGNSWHMTAGKEMGADGQLFQAAVSRNLSQFYLNASVISGDQSRWAGELNVTRPSRIGTADLTPTLGLLGGERGTGGYFNLSMSDPVLGSLSASRYQNTSVSRFYWGAPSTSFSYSRSVGEVMLGYNYNKHSRGEVQQAEARWNYRPNGLWSTFSLGVQKGGYGRGDGGYAVYFNMSWTLDKTQASFRAARQGGETQLSGDYRKEFQDSYGVSTAGVTVNRSSGNDSVNLYGSRSGTRGETSLSLGHSNYGSNADFNYRGMLAASGQGIALGRYSSSGSAMLLKTPEVAGASYGFSVEGHPVGGGSTYAVPLGQYRDVPFARVLSNSEHMDMSIEVPANVVRAHPGQVYAAQAKVAINMVYSGILTDPSGKPLGGTIQETGDTAYPNGLFSIASKTVLRNITLRQPSRSYTCDLGNAINGSYYRCQ
- a CDS encoding DUF2946 family protein yields the protein MDQSVKDALARWPDVPAVYGWLSLDARGRWRLHPQGQAAAGGPGESITNTQILEFISRNYEHDEAGRWFFQNGPQRVFLRLDAAPYVLRLNDDSSGLLTHTNVTVDSVDGWRLDDAGQLYAMTPLGAGIVLDRDLQPLLEKMVTAQGAPLLDALADLAPGSAIPAVLPGIYPAAPLALIAQKDVARELGFEANPRA